Within Thermodesulfobacteriota bacterium, the genomic segment GAAGGGATTCGGGCCCAGGGACAGGATGTGGTCCACAAATTCCTGGATCACTCCTGACACCTTGCTGTAGTCGCTGATCGCCACCTGGGCGGTGGTGACCCGATCCGACTCGACGCCAAGGCTGGTCAGCGTCTCGCCGATATTCTCCATCCGGCGGCTGGCGATCTCGCTGCCCTTGACGAAGTGGCACTGGTAGTCATCGCCGTACTTGCAGCCCAGAAGAATGGCACCGTCGATGCCGGCAGACATGGCGTCCTTGATCCAGACCATGTTCACCGAGCCCAGGCAGCGCACCGGGATGACCCGAACCAGCGGGCTGATCTGGTGGCGAAGCATGCCGGCCATATCCAAAGCCGGATAGGCGTCGTTCTCGCAGACAAAGGCCAGGATGCGCAAGTTCTCCTCGTCATCGTCCGGCACGTCGATGGATTTGACCATGGAGCCCAGCATGTCGATGCTGTAGTCCTGGAAGGAGATGATCCGCTCCGGGCAAGCC encodes:
- a CDS encoding hydrogenase iron-sulfur subunit, whose amino-acid sequence is ASHGVAVHPRSGDRTYPKFNFVRCTQCKRCTEECPFGALDDDERGTPKPNPTRCRRCGTCMGACPERIISFQDYSIDMLGSMVKSIDVPDDDEENLRILAFVCENDAYPALDMAGMLRHQISPLVRVIPVRCLGSVNMVWIKDAMSAGIDGAILLGCKYGDDYQCHFVKGSEIASRRMENIGETLTSLGVESDRVTTAQVAISDYSKVSGVIQEFVDHILSLGPNPFKGF